From Allofrancisella guangzhouensis, a single genomic window includes:
- a CDS encoding peptidoglycan D,D-transpeptidase FtsI family protein encodes MNNYRPKIRHLVIILLLISSFLVLFFKLVYMETAQHQKLKQEGDNRSDRSIDIKAYRGIILDRNGDPLAISTPVDTIWVDPYYIKSSDSSLHKVMDILGLSQKEQDKVRSQVKVREGRSGFVYIKRKIQPYLSQQIKSLDITGIHVIREFKRYYPLAEVAAHIIGFTNVDGKGQEGLELQFNKFLTGKNGYFEYKKDLKGGVASKVEDKFIEPKNGNNLQLSIDSRLQYVAYKYLKEGIIQTNSDAGSVIIEDIHTGEILAMANYPSYNPNTMADAYPDSRRNRAVTDVYELGSVMKAFAAATALTYGDNVTPDEPVVNTSPGYYRIGKNTVRDSRDYGDINLRHILMKSSNVGISKLILELEEPAILEPSLRDFGFGSKTGIELPGERDGFVPIKDKWGDFQLATLSFGYGMNATDLQLVVATSTIANNGEYIKPTILKRMSKDSIDTRPIVSEKVSQQMVSMMQSVVEDLGGTGSKAEIPLYHIAGKTGTARKLSGGTYGANYLASFIGIAPASDPQIAIAVTIDNPKGDNYGGGAVAAPLFAKVALSSLQILGIKPDKIVK; translated from the coding sequence ATGAATAACTATCGTCCTAAGATAAGGCATCTTGTTATTATACTTCTTTTGATAAGTAGTTTTTTAGTTTTGTTTTTTAAGCTTGTATATATGGAAACAGCACAACACCAAAAATTAAAGCAAGAGGGTGATAACCGTAGTGATAGAAGTATCGATATTAAGGCTTATCGAGGGATTATTTTAGATAGAAATGGTGATCCTCTAGCGATAAGTACTCCAGTTGATACTATTTGGGTAGACCCTTACTATATAAAATCGTCAGACTCAAGTTTACATAAGGTAATGGATATTTTAGGGTTATCGCAAAAAGAGCAAGATAAGGTAAGAAGTCAGGTTAAGGTTAGAGAAGGTCGAAGTGGATTTGTTTATATAAAAAGAAAAATTCAACCATATCTTTCACAACAGATTAAAAGTTTAGATATTACAGGTATCCACGTAATACGTGAATTTAAGCGTTATTATCCATTAGCAGAAGTAGCAGCGCATATAATAGGTTTTACAAATGTTGATGGTAAAGGTCAAGAAGGTTTAGAACTTCAGTTTAATAAATTTCTTACAGGTAAAAATGGTTATTTTGAATATAAGAAAGATTTAAAAGGTGGGGTTGCTTCGAAGGTTGAAGATAAATTTATTGAACCCAAAAACGGTAATAATTTGCAGTTGAGCATCGATTCGAGATTACAATATGTAGCTTATAAATACCTCAAAGAAGGAATAATCCAAACAAACTCTGATGCCGGTTCAGTTATTATAGAGGACATACATACAGGTGAAATATTGGCGATGGCTAATTATCCTTCTTATAATCCTAACACAATGGCAGATGCTTATCCTGATAGCCGTAGAAATAGAGCAGTAACAGACGTTTACGAGCTTGGCTCGGTTATGAAAGCATTTGCTGCAGCAACAGCGCTTACTTATGGTGATAATGTTACACCTGATGAGCCTGTAGTGAATACAAGTCCTGGGTATTATCGGATAGGTAAAAATACAGTAAGAGATTCTAGGGATTATGGCGATATTAACTTAAGACATATTTTAATGAAATCAAGTAACGTTGGTATATCCAAGCTTATCCTGGAGTTGGAAGAGCCTGCTATATTAGAACCCTCTTTGAGAGATTTTGGGTTTGGAAGTAAAACAGGTATAGAGCTTCCTGGTGAGCGAGATGGTTTTGTGCCAATTAAGGATAAGTGGGGAGATTTTCAGTTGGCAACCTTATCTTTTGGTTATGGTATGAACGCTACAGATTTACAGCTTGTAGTAGCAACCTCAACGATAGCAAATAATGGAGAGTATATAAAACCTACTATTCTTAAAAGAATGTCTAAAGATAGCATAGATACCCGTCCTATAGTTTCAGAGAAGGTTTCCCAACAAATGGTCAGTATGATGCAATCTGTAGTAGAGGATTTAGGAGGCACTGGCTCAAAGGCAGAAATTCCTCTTTATCATATTGCAGGAAAAACTGGTACGGCACGTAAACTTTCTGGAGGAACATATGGAGCAAATTATTTGGCAAGTTTTATTGGTATAGCTCCAGCAAGTGATCCTCAAATAGCTATAGCAGTTACTATAGATAACCCAAAAGGTGATAACTATGGAGGTGGAGCGGTAGCGGCTCCATTATTTGCTAAGGTAGCATTAAGTAGCTTACAGATCTTGGGCATTAAGCCTGACAAGATCGTTAAGTAG
- the rpsO gene encoding 30S ribosomal protein S15, whose protein sequence is MLTTQDKQNIVKENQRSEGDTGSPEVQVALLTARINDLQNHFAKHKKDNHSRRGLLRLVSQRRKLLDYLHDKDVERYRSLIDKLNLRR, encoded by the coding sequence ATGTTAACAACTCAAGATAAGCAAAATATAGTAAAAGAAAATCAAAGATCAGAAGGTGACACAGGTTCGCCAGAGGTTCAAGTAGCGCTTTTAACAGCTAGAATTAATGATCTTCAAAATCATTTTGCAAAGCATAAAAAAGATAATCATTCAAGAAGAGGTCTTTTAAGATTAGTTAGTCAACGTCGTAAATTATTAGACTATCTTCATGATAAAGATGTAGAAAGATACCGTAGCCTAATTGATAAACTAAACCTACGTAGATAA
- the pnp gene encoding polyribonucleotide nucleotidyltransferase — translation MKIYREVFELGNKKITLETGGMARQADGSVVVSCGNNVVLVTTAVKKTVADGADFFPLSVHYLEKSYAAGKIPGGFTRREARPSEEQILISRLIDRSIRPSFPDGFFNEIQIVATVISYDGSFSPDILALIGASASLAISGAPYDDVVAGIRVGYVNGKYILNPNKEDLKESALDLVVSGTDDAILMVESEAKSLPESVMLGAVLYGHKHLRTIISSINKLVKVASKPRMEYRVYEINQVLKQQIQSNFFGEIKNAYTVASKQDRNIKLAEIRKNVLEHVFSNDIDSNEYTEKEIIEAFHSIEKDLVRSNILEGKPRIDGRCTETIRPINVKTGILPGVHGSALFTRGETQALVVTTLGSDRDAQLVESLDGVEKARYMLHYNFPPYCVGECGMVGMAPKRREIGHANLAKRATNAVFPNEEVYPYVVRIVSEILESNGSSSMATVCGSSLSMMDAGVPIAEPVAGIAMGLIKDGSRYAVLSDILGDEDHLGDMDFKVAGTRYGVTALQMDIKIKGISREILEQALEQARVGRLHILGIMNEVIREHKEDVSSGAPQIHILNVNPSKIKDIVGRGGSTIKAIIERTGAQIDTNDTGEVKVFAKNKSSLDMAVKEIEAIVAEVEEGQVYKGKVVKILESGVFVNLMGDKDGYLSFQDIEQTGIKSNSIIEGQGLEVIAQNIDRNGRVKLSLVAR, via the coding sequence GTGAAAATATATAGAGAAGTCTTTGAATTAGGGAATAAAAAGATCACCTTAGAAACTGGTGGCATGGCTCGTCAGGCAGATGGTTCTGTAGTAGTTAGTTGTGGCAATAACGTTGTACTAGTAACTACAGCAGTCAAAAAAACTGTAGCAGATGGAGCAGACTTTTTCCCTCTTTCTGTACACTATTTAGAAAAGTCGTATGCAGCTGGAAAAATTCCTGGAGGGTTTACAAGAAGAGAAGCTAGACCTTCTGAGGAGCAGATTCTTATTTCTAGACTTATTGATAGATCTATTAGACCATCATTTCCAGATGGCTTTTTTAATGAGATCCAAATAGTAGCTACAGTTATCTCTTATGATGGTAGTTTTTCACCGGATATATTAGCTTTGATTGGAGCATCAGCTTCTTTGGCTATATCTGGGGCACCTTATGATGATGTTGTAGCTGGTATTAGAGTAGGTTATGTTAATGGTAAATACATTCTAAACCCTAATAAAGAAGATTTAAAAGAATCAGCTTTAGATTTGGTGGTTTCTGGTACAGATGATGCTATTTTAATGGTTGAATCTGAAGCAAAAAGCTTGCCAGAAAGTGTAATGTTGGGAGCAGTTCTATATGGACATAAACATCTTAGAACTATAATTTCGTCTATTAATAAGCTAGTAAAAGTAGCTTCTAAACCACGTATGGAATATAGGGTTTATGAAATCAATCAAGTTCTTAAGCAACAGATTCAATCTAATTTTTTTGGCGAAATTAAAAATGCTTATACAGTAGCTTCTAAGCAAGATAGAAATATTAAATTAGCAGAAATTAGAAAAAATGTATTAGAACATGTATTTTCTAATGATATTGATAGCAATGAATATACTGAAAAAGAAATTATAGAAGCGTTTCATTCTATAGAAAAAGATCTAGTAAGATCAAATATCCTTGAAGGTAAGCCAAGAATTGATGGCAGATGTACGGAAACAATCCGTCCAATAAACGTAAAAACGGGCATTTTACCAGGTGTTCATGGTTCTGCTTTGTTTACTCGTGGGGAAACTCAAGCTCTTGTAGTTACAACACTAGGCAGCGATAGGGATGCGCAATTAGTTGAAAGTTTAGATGGTGTTGAGAAAGCCAGATATATGCTTCATTATAATTTCCCACCGTATTGTGTTGGTGAATGTGGTATGGTTGGGATGGCACCAAAACGTCGTGAAATTGGTCACGCTAATCTTGCTAAGCGTGCTACTAATGCAGTATTTCCTAATGAGGAAGTTTATCCATATGTTGTAAGGATTGTATCTGAAATATTAGAGTCAAATGGTTCAAGTTCTATGGCAACAGTATGCGGTTCATCGCTTTCAATGATGGATGCTGGTGTTCCTATAGCTGAGCCTGTAGCTGGTATTGCTATGGGACTTATTAAAGATGGTTCAAGATATGCAGTTTTATCTGATATTTTAGGAGATGAGGACCATTTGGGTGATATGGATTTTAAAGTTGCTGGTACTAGGTATGGTGTCACAGCTTTACAGATGGACATTAAAATAAAAGGTATTTCAAGAGAAATTTTAGAACAAGCTTTAGAGCAAGCAAGAGTTGGTAGATTACATATTTTAGGTATAATGAATGAGGTTATAAGAGAACATAAAGAAGATGTTTCATCTGGGGCTCCTCAAATTCATATATTGAATGTTAATCCTAGCAAAATAAAAGATATCGTTGGTCGTGGAGGCTCTACTATAAAAGCAATAATAGAAAGAACGGGTGCTCAAATTGATACAAATGATACTGGTGAAGTTAAAGTTTTTGCAAAAAATAAAAGTTCTCTTGACATGGCAGTTAAAGAAATAGAAGCTATTGTAGCAGAGGTTGAAGAAGGACAAGTTTATAAAGGTAAAGTTGTTAAAATCTTAGAATCTGGAGTGTTTGTTAACCTAATGGGTGATAAAGATGGTTATTTATCTTTCCAAGATATTGAACAAACTGGTATTAAATCAAACTCTATAATTGAAGGTCAAGGTCTTGAAGTTATAGCGCAAAATATAGATAGAAATGGTAGAGTTAAACTTTCTCTAGTAGCAAGGTAG
- the erpA gene encoding iron-sulfur cluster insertion protein ErpA: MSTEVQSVDPINFTDAASLKVKELIEEEKDDSLSLRVYITGGGCSGFQYAFAFDNEIKEDDIVITKNGVRLLVDSMSFQYLVGADVDYKDDIEGAYFVIRNPNAKTTCGCGSSFSV, translated from the coding sequence ATGAGTACAGAAGTTCAAAGTGTTGATCCTATTAATTTTACAGATGCAGCTTCATTAAAGGTTAAAGAACTTATAGAAGAAGAGAAAGATGATTCTCTTAGTTTGAGAGTTTATATAACAGGCGGTGGATGCTCAGGTTTTCAGTATGCTTTTGCTTTTGATAATGAGATAAAAGAAGACGATATTGTTATTACTAAAAATGGAGTTAGGCTTTTAGTTGATTCGATGAGTTTTCAGTATCTAGTCGGTGCTGATGTAGACTATAAGGATGATATTGAGGGAGCGTACTTTGTTATTAGAAACCCGAATGCGAAAACTACGTGTGGTTGTGGGTCATCTTTTTCGGTGTAA
- the kdsA gene encoding 3-deoxy-8-phosphooctulonate synthase has product MKIADFEVGNGKPFFLMSGPCVIESEQMAMDTAGYLTEVTKELDINFVYKSSFDKANRSSIDSFRGLGVDKGLEILSKVKKTYNVPVVTDVHEDTPFAEVAEVVDVLQTPAFLCRQTNFILDVCKQNKPVNIKKGQFLAPWDMQHVVAKAKSTGNENIMVCERGVSFGYNNLVSDMRSLEIMKATNCPVVFDATHSVQLPGGQGSVSGGQREFVPVLSKAAVAVGIDGLFMEAHPNPDQAKSDGPNSFPMYKIKEFLKLLKEFDFLAKSQPKIEL; this is encoded by the coding sequence ATGAAGATTGCTGATTTTGAAGTTGGAAATGGTAAGCCATTTTTTTTAATGTCTGGACCGTGTGTAATAGAATCCGAGCAGATGGCTATGGATACAGCCGGATATCTTACAGAGGTAACAAAAGAGTTAGATATAAATTTTGTCTATAAGTCATCCTTTGATAAAGCTAATCGTTCATCTATCGATAGCTTTAGAGGTTTAGGAGTTGATAAAGGTCTAGAAATTCTTTCTAAAGTAAAAAAAACCTATAATGTTCCAGTGGTGACAGATGTGCATGAGGATACTCCTTTTGCGGAAGTTGCAGAAGTTGTTGATGTTTTACAAACCCCAGCTTTTTTATGTCGTCAGACAAATTTTATACTAGATGTGTGTAAGCAAAATAAGCCAGTAAATATTAAAAAAGGACAGTTTTTAGCGCCTTGGGATATGCAACATGTGGTAGCTAAAGCAAAATCAACTGGTAATGAAAATATAATGGTTTGTGAAAGAGGCGTTAGCTTTGGTTACAATAATTTAGTTTCTGATATGCGTTCATTAGAAATTATGAAAGCTACAAATTGTCCCGTGGTTTTTGATGCAACACATTCTGTGCAATTACCAGGTGGACAGGGTAGTGTTTCAGGTGGCCAAAGGGAGTTTGTACCAGTACTTTCAAAAGCTGCAGTTGCAGTCGGTATTGACGGTTTGTTTATGGAAGCACATCCTAATCCAGATCAAGCAAAAAGTGATGGTCCAAATTCTTTCCCAATGTACAAAATAAAAGAGTTCTTAAAGCTACTAAAAGAATTTGATTTTTTAGCAAAATCTCAACCTAAGATAGAGCTATAA
- the udk gene encoding uridine kinase, giving the protein MGIVGGSGSGKTLFANTVVEMLEAHHLDKVAVIAEDRYYKDWGTILGQEKAAQVNYDHPDAFDHALLKKDLVKLIKGEDIYVPYYDYNTHSRVSSMSEKVTSGVNVIILEGIMLFNDPEILNMMDFKVYMDTPSDLCFIRRLLRDQNERGRTVGSVINQYLDTVRPMHIKFIEPSKRKADIIIPDGAQNKTVIDIVYNKVKQLLK; this is encoded by the coding sequence ATGGGAATTGTAGGAGGCTCTGGCTCTGGTAAAACTCTTTTTGCGAATACTGTGGTTGAGATGTTAGAAGCTCACCATCTTGATAAAGTTGCGGTTATTGCTGAGGATAGATATTATAAGGATTGGGGTACAATTCTTGGTCAAGAAAAAGCAGCACAAGTTAATTATGATCATCCAGATGCTTTTGATCATGCACTTTTAAAGAAAGATCTTGTAAAATTGATAAAGGGCGAAGATATTTACGTTCCTTATTATGACTATAATACTCATTCACGGGTTAGTTCTATGTCTGAGAAAGTAACAAGTGGAGTCAATGTTATAATATTAGAAGGCATTATGCTATTTAATGACCCTGAGATACTTAATATGATGGATTTTAAGGTATACATGGATACGCCATCAGATTTATGTTTTATAAGACGCTTGTTAAGAGATCAAAATGAGAGAGGTAGAACAGTAGGTAGTGTTATTAATCAGTATTTAGATACGGTTAGACCTATGCATATTAAGTTTATAGAACCCTCCAAAAGAAAAGCTGATATAATTATCCCAGATGGGGCTCAAAATAAAACCGTAATAGATATCGTTTACAATAAGGTAAAACAGTTATTGAAATAA
- the rpoZ gene encoding DNA-directed RNA polymerase subunit omega yields the protein MARVTVEDCLDKVETRFDLVVLASMRANSILRSGYSESGNEKKEKATVLALREVAESRITPEEILKNEIVG from the coding sequence ATGGCTAGAGTAACAGTAGAAGATTGTTTAGATAAAGTAGAAACGAGATTTGATTTAGTAGTATTAGCTTCTATGCGTGCAAATAGTATTCTAAGAAGTGGCTACTCTGAATCAGGAAATGAAAAGAAAGAGAAAGCAACAGTGTTAGCTTTAAGAGAGGTCGCGGAGTCGAGAATTACTCCAGAAGAAATTCTGAAAAATGAAATTGTTGGCTAA
- the rlmD gene encoding 23S rRNA (uracil(1939)-C(5))-methyltransferase RlmD, which produces MGRSRKNNLKDGIFEAEIIALSHDGRGIAKVDGKTTFIPFTLPTEIVKFEYTFSKAKFDEARVIEFVKRSPDRIAPKCEYFENCGGCNLQHMSSLAQIEHKQNTLLNQLKYIGQGVIPENILPPLQTDNTEGYRNKARLGVRYVNKKNKVLVGFRERNGKFLAEIDKCIVLNPVIGEKIAYIASFIESLSIYQQIAQLEVAIDDYRTAIIFRHLEPFTPEDVEKLKEFGGENNYWVYLQSKGPDTIFRLYPEKSQTPTQLCYQPADDVKINFEPNDFTQVNSDINRKMIKRVITLLDISKDDSIIDLFCGLGNFTLPLSQYAKAVIGVEGEHAMVQRATHTANNNNISNVKFYVANLFESFEDKEWFNSFEYNKMLLDPPRAGALEVCQNIEKFGVQKIVYVSCDTATLARDAGILVNQKGYKLVHAGVMDMFPHTMHVESIAVFEKAF; this is translated from the coding sequence ATGGGAAGATCTAGAAAAAATAATCTCAAAGATGGAATCTTTGAAGCGGAAATTATAGCATTGAGTCATGATGGTAGAGGTATAGCAAAAGTTGATGGTAAAACCACTTTTATACCTTTTACTTTACCTACTGAAATAGTCAAATTTGAATATACGTTTTCAAAAGCTAAATTTGATGAAGCTCGAGTGATCGAGTTTGTTAAACGATCACCAGATAGAATCGCTCCTAAATGTGAGTATTTTGAAAATTGTGGTGGTTGTAATCTGCAGCATATGTCATCTTTAGCCCAAATTGAGCATAAACAAAATACGCTACTTAACCAGCTGAAATATATTGGACAAGGTGTAATTCCTGAAAACATTTTACCACCTTTGCAAACAGACAATACAGAGGGCTATCGAAATAAGGCTAGGTTAGGTGTTCGTTATGTAAATAAAAAAAATAAAGTTTTAGTTGGTTTTAGAGAGCGTAATGGCAAGTTTTTAGCAGAAATTGATAAATGTATAGTTCTAAACCCTGTAATAGGAGAGAAAATAGCATATATAGCGAGTTTTATTGAAAGTTTATCTATTTATCAGCAAATAGCTCAACTAGAGGTAGCTATAGATGATTATAGAACAGCAATTATCTTTAGACACTTAGAGCCTTTTACACCTGAAGATGTTGAAAAATTAAAGGAATTTGGTGGTGAAAATAACTATTGGGTTTACCTTCAATCAAAAGGACCTGATACTATATTTAGGTTATATCCCGAAAAATCTCAAACGCCAACCCAACTTTGTTACCAACCAGCTGACGATGTAAAAATAAACTTTGAACCGAATGATTTTACTCAAGTAAATAGTGATATAAACAGAAAAATGATCAAAAGAGTTATAACTCTTTTAGATATATCAAAAGATGATTCTATCATAGATTTATTTTGTGGTTTAGGCAACTTTACACTCCCATTATCACAATACGCTAAGGCTGTTATAGGTGTAGAAGGGGAGCACGCTATGGTTCAGCGAGCTACACATACAGCAAATAACAATAACATTTCTAATGTAAAATTTTATGTTGCTAACCTATTTGAGAGTTTTGAAGATAAAGAGTGGTTCAATAGCTTTGAATATAATAAAATGTTGTTGGATCCGCCACGAGCTGGAGCCTTAGAAGTTTGTCAAAATATAGAGAAATTCGGTGTCCAAAAGATAGTGTATGTATCATGCGATACAGCGACTTTAGCTAGGGATGCTGGGATTTTAGTTAATCAAAAAGGATATAAACTAGTACATGCTGGAGTGATGGATATGTTCCCTCATACTATGCATGTTGAATCGATAGCAGTTTTTGAAAAAGCTTTTTAG